A single window of Rhodococcus jostii RHA1 DNA harbors:
- a CDS encoding dienelactone hydrolase family protein: MAPKPKTLARELSKRGPHRVLRGDLALAGQPGVVYTPESGFNLPAVAFAHSWMAGADHYRKTLEHLASWGIVVAAPNSERGPVPSHLGLATDLRATLDICVGVRLGPGQISVRPDRVAFAGHGMGAGVAVLAAAQRDVSAVAALFPAPTAPKAERYASKITAPGLVVAGADIDTMNSNAKALAEAWGGEHVLRAVNGAKESGLTEGRRLLGALGIGGSERKTQQITRALLTGFLLYHLTEDKKYEVFAKADAELPHTTLVDPHEEHTDAGFEGVLPHI; encoded by the coding sequence GTGGCGCCGAAACCGAAGACACTGGCCCGTGAACTGTCCAAGCGAGGACCGCACCGCGTGCTGCGGGGTGACCTCGCACTCGCCGGACAGCCGGGCGTCGTATACACGCCCGAATCAGGCTTCAACCTGCCCGCCGTCGCGTTCGCGCACAGCTGGATGGCAGGTGCCGACCACTATCGGAAGACGCTCGAGCATCTGGCGTCGTGGGGAATCGTCGTGGCCGCCCCCAACAGCGAGCGGGGTCCCGTGCCCTCTCACCTGGGCCTCGCCACCGACCTGCGGGCCACCCTCGACATCTGTGTGGGTGTGCGTCTCGGTCCCGGCCAGATCAGCGTGCGGCCTGACCGCGTCGCGTTCGCAGGACACGGGATGGGTGCGGGTGTGGCAGTGCTCGCCGCCGCGCAACGGGACGTATCGGCGGTCGCCGCCCTGTTCCCGGCACCGACCGCACCTAAGGCCGAGAGATATGCGTCCAAGATCACAGCGCCGGGGCTCGTCGTCGCCGGTGCCGACATCGACACCATGAACAGCAACGCCAAGGCGCTGGCCGAGGCGTGGGGCGGAGAACACGTCCTGCGCGCCGTCAACGGCGCCAAGGAGTCCGGGCTCACCGAGGGACGCCGCCTCCTGGGTGCACTCGGCATCGGCGGTTCCGAGCGGAAGACCCAGCAGATCACGCGCGCGCTGCTCACCGGCTTCCTGCTCTATCACCTCACCGAGGACAAGAAGTACGAGGTGTTCGCGAAGGCGGACGCCGAACTTCCCCACACCACGCTCGTCGATCCGCACGAGGAGCACACCGACGCCGGCTTCGAGGGTGTGCTCCCGCACATTTGA
- the glmS gene encoding glutamine--fructose-6-phosphate transaminase (isomerizing): protein MCGIVGYVGHRQALTVVVEALRRMEYRGYDSAGIAVLDGHGGMAVERKAGRLANLEAELDEVGAEHFTGSTGIGHTRWATHGRPTDRNAHPHRDAGNTVAVVHNGIIENFAPLRAELEHDGIDFVSDTDTEVAVHLVARAYASGETAGDFVASALSVLRRLEGAFTLVFTHSDHPDTIVAARRSTPLVIGVGEGETFLGSDVAAFIEHTRDAVELGQDQVVVITADGYSILNFDGSEAQGRPFRIDWDLAAAEKGGHDYFMLKEIEEQPAAVADTLLGHFADGKIVLDEQRLSDQELRDVDKVFVVACGSAYHSGLLAKYAIEHWTRLPVEVELASEFRYRDPVLDRSTLVVAISQSGETADTLEAVRHAKDQKARVLAVCNTNGAQIPREADAVLYTRAGPEIGVASTKAFLAQVTANYLVGLALAQARGTKYPDEVAREYADLEAMPDLVSRVLQTVEPVRALARELASSSTVLFLGRHVGYPVALEGALKLKELAYMHAEGFAAGELKHGPIALIEDGLPVIIVMPSPKGRAVLHSKLLSNIREIQARGARTVVIAEEGDEAVRPFADHLIEIPAAPTLLQPLLSTVPLQVFAAEVAQTRGYDVDKPRNLAKSVTVE, encoded by the coding sequence ATGTGCGGAATCGTGGGATACGTCGGCCACCGGCAGGCTCTGACCGTTGTGGTGGAGGCCTTGCGGCGAATGGAATACCGCGGATACGACTCCGCCGGTATCGCCGTGCTCGACGGCCACGGCGGCATGGCGGTCGAGCGGAAGGCGGGTCGTCTCGCGAATCTCGAGGCCGAACTCGACGAGGTCGGGGCCGAGCACTTCACCGGGAGCACCGGGATCGGTCACACGCGGTGGGCCACGCACGGCAGGCCGACCGACCGCAACGCGCACCCGCACCGTGATGCGGGTAACACGGTTGCCGTCGTGCACAACGGCATCATCGAGAACTTCGCCCCCTTGCGGGCCGAACTCGAACACGACGGAATCGACTTCGTCAGCGACACCGACACCGAGGTCGCGGTGCACCTCGTCGCGCGGGCCTACGCCTCGGGCGAGACGGCCGGTGACTTCGTCGCGAGCGCGCTGAGCGTGCTGCGCAGGCTCGAGGGCGCGTTCACGCTCGTCTTCACGCATTCGGACCACCCGGACACCATCGTCGCGGCGCGTCGCTCGACGCCCCTCGTCATCGGTGTCGGCGAGGGAGAGACATTCCTCGGGTCCGATGTCGCGGCGTTCATCGAGCACACCCGTGACGCGGTCGAGCTGGGGCAGGACCAGGTCGTGGTGATCACCGCGGACGGGTACTCGATCCTGAACTTCGACGGATCCGAGGCGCAGGGCCGCCCGTTCCGCATCGACTGGGACCTCGCCGCCGCCGAGAAGGGCGGCCACGACTACTTCATGCTCAAGGAGATCGAAGAGCAGCCGGCCGCGGTCGCGGACACCCTCCTGGGGCATTTCGCGGACGGGAAGATCGTTCTCGACGAGCAGCGACTGTCGGATCAGGAGCTGCGCGACGTCGACAAGGTCTTCGTCGTCGCCTGCGGCAGCGCCTACCACTCGGGGCTGCTCGCTAAGTACGCCATCGAGCACTGGACCCGGCTTCCCGTCGAGGTCGAGCTCGCCAGCGAGTTCCGCTACCGCGACCCGGTCCTGGACCGGTCGACGCTGGTCGTGGCCATCTCGCAGTCAGGTGAGACAGCCGACACTCTCGAGGCCGTGCGCCACGCCAAGGACCAAAAGGCGCGGGTGCTGGCAGTGTGCAACACGAACGGCGCCCAGATTCCCCGCGAGGCCGACGCCGTCCTCTACACCCGGGCAGGTCCGGAGATCGGTGTCGCGTCGACCAAGGCGTTTCTCGCGCAGGTCACGGCGAACTACCTGGTCGGCCTGGCCCTCGCCCAGGCCCGCGGCACCAAGTACCCGGACGAGGTCGCACGCGAGTACGCCGATCTGGAGGCCATGCCCGACCTGGTGAGCCGGGTACTCCAGACGGTCGAGCCGGTGCGGGCGCTGGCTCGGGAGCTGGCGTCGTCGTCGACGGTGCTGTTCCTGGGCCGCCACGTGGGGTACCCCGTGGCGCTCGAGGGTGCGCTCAAGCTCAAGGAGCTGGCGTACATGCACGCCGAGGGCTTCGCGGCCGGCGAGCTCAAGCACGGGCCGATCGCGTTGATCGAGGACGGGTTGCCGGTGATCATCGTGATGCCGTCGCCGAAGGGGCGCGCGGTGCTGCACTCGAAGCTGCTGAGCAACATCCGGGAGATCCAGGCCCGCGGTGCGCGGACCGTCGTGATCGCGGAGGAGGGCGACGAGGCCGTGCGCCCGTTCGCCGATCACCTGATCGAGATCCCGGCGGCCCCGACGCTGCTGCAGCCGCTGCTGTCGACGGTGCCGTTGCAGGTGTTCGCGGCGGAGGTCGCGCAGACGCGCGGCTACGACGTCGACAAGCCGCGCAACCTCGCGAAGTCCGTCACCGTCGAATAA
- a CDS encoding cupredoxin domain-containing protein, producing MRGRGSSWIAGVALAASISMAGVVSGCSSPDTAAPEAPTGPVVQVANMAYAPATLTVKAGDTVTWNFDDRGVTHDVVGVGAAKSVLRSRLMQTGTFTYTFTEPGTYEYTCSLHPEMTGTVVVTP from the coding sequence ATGCGTGGACGTGGAAGCTCGTGGATCGCCGGAGTGGCTCTCGCCGCAAGCATTTCGATGGCGGGCGTCGTGTCCGGGTGCAGTTCGCCGGACACCGCGGCGCCCGAGGCCCCGACCGGACCCGTCGTGCAGGTCGCGAACATGGCGTACGCGCCCGCAACGCTCACCGTGAAGGCAGGAGATACCGTCACCTGGAATTTCGACGACCGGGGTGTCACCCACGACGTGGTGGGTGTCGGCGCCGCGAAAAGTGTGCTGCGGAGCCGGTTGATGCAGACCGGCACGTTCACGTACACGTTCACCGAACCGGGGACCTACGAGTACACGTGTTCGCTGCACCCCGAGATGACGGGCACCGTCGTCGTCACCCCGTAG
- a CDS encoding bifunctional ADP-dependent NAD(P)H-hydrate dehydratase/NAD(P)H-hydrate epimerase translates to MRGYYTADEVRAAEAPLLASLPDGALMRRAAHGLATVVAAELRARTGGVAGRTITVLVGSGDNGGDALWAASMLRGRGVAATAVLLKPEKAHEAGLAAFTAAGGRVAAPSDELGLPDLVVDGIVGISGRGPLRPDAAALVDRIEAPIVSADLPSGVDPDTGAVDGPAVRAAVTVAFGALKPVHVLGAAYCGRVELVDIGLSLGDAGITALDAADVGAAWPVPGADDDKYSQGVVGVVAGSDGYPGAGVLCTGAAVTATSGLVRYAGPCTHEVLAHAPEVIATADLGKAGRVQSWVVGPGMGTDDAARRTLRTVLDSDVPVLVDADGLTLLAEDPDLVRSRTAATLLTPHAGEFARLTGTDPGPDRVASVRALAADWNVHLLLKGRATVIAEPGGRIFVNEAGGSWSATAGAGDVLAGIIGSLMAAGIGPARAAAVGARAHSLAANLAARGGGADLSAGRGTAPISAGTLLAHLRESIRVLRAGVSPEEMPAPS, encoded by the coding sequence ATGCGGGGCTACTACACCGCTGACGAGGTTCGAGCTGCAGAGGCGCCGTTGCTGGCGTCTCTTCCCGACGGCGCGCTGATGCGACGCGCAGCGCATGGGCTCGCCACGGTGGTGGCGGCGGAGCTGCGAGCGCGGACCGGGGGCGTCGCGGGTCGAACGATCACGGTGCTGGTGGGGTCCGGGGACAACGGCGGGGACGCGTTGTGGGCGGCGTCGATGCTGCGGGGGCGTGGCGTCGCGGCCACCGCGGTCCTGCTGAAACCGGAGAAGGCGCACGAGGCGGGGCTGGCCGCGTTCACCGCGGCAGGCGGCCGGGTGGCCGCCCCGTCCGACGAGCTGGGCCTGCCCGATCTGGTGGTCGACGGGATCGTCGGAATCTCCGGCAGGGGGCCGCTGCGACCCGATGCTGCCGCGCTGGTCGACCGGATCGAGGCTCCGATCGTGTCGGCCGACCTGCCGAGCGGTGTGGACCCGGACACGGGTGCGGTCGACGGGCCCGCCGTGCGCGCCGCCGTCACCGTCGCATTCGGTGCCCTCAAACCGGTCCATGTGCTCGGCGCCGCGTACTGCGGCCGAGTCGAGCTCGTGGACATCGGACTGTCGCTCGGCGATGCCGGGATCACCGCCCTCGACGCCGCCGACGTCGGTGCTGCGTGGCCGGTGCCGGGGGCGGACGACGACAAGTACTCGCAGGGCGTGGTGGGGGTTGTCGCTGGCAGCGACGGCTACCCGGGTGCCGGTGTGCTGTGCACGGGCGCCGCGGTCACGGCCACGTCGGGGCTCGTTCGCTACGCCGGGCCGTGCACGCACGAGGTGCTCGCGCACGCGCCGGAGGTGATCGCGACCGCCGATCTCGGGAAGGCGGGACGTGTCCAGTCGTGGGTGGTCGGGCCGGGCATGGGAACCGACGACGCCGCCCGTCGCACGTTGCGGACGGTGCTCGACTCCGACGTGCCCGTGCTGGTCGACGCGGACGGTCTGACCCTGCTCGCCGAGGACCCGGATCTGGTGCGGTCGCGGACCGCAGCGACACTGCTGACCCCGCACGCCGGGGAGTTCGCCCGGCTGACGGGGACGGATCCGGGTCCGGACCGGGTGGCGTCGGTACGCGCTCTCGCGGCCGACTGGAACGTTCACCTGCTGCTGAAGGGGCGGGCCACGGTGATCGCGGAACCCGGTGGCCGGATCTTCGTCAACGAGGCGGGCGGGTCCTGGTCCGCCACCGCGGGGGCGGGGGACGTACTCGCCGGGATCATCGGCTCACTCATGGCCGCGGGTATCGGCCCGGCCCGGGCCGCGGCGGTGGGTGCGCGAGCGCACTCGCTGGCCGCGAACCTGGCCGCCCGAGGCGGTGGCGCGGACCTCTCCGCAGGTCGCGGAACAGCACCGATCTCCGCCGGAACGCTGCTCGCGCACCTCAGGGAGTCGATCAGAGTTCTTCGTGCGGGGGTGTCACCCGAAGAAATGCCGGCCCCATCGTGA
- the alr gene encoding alanine racemase, whose amino-acid sequence MTLAEAVPADDHGHSEPAAPTQAPAPQAEAVVDLDAIAHNVRILRDSARDAAMMAVVKADGYNHGAVPVARAALAAGASELGVTTVSEALTLRRAGIDAPVLAWLHTVDADFAPAIAAGVELGVSSPRHLAAVVAAARSVGTTAIVTIKVDTGLNRNGVAPDELAQVLVDLARAQAEGSVRLRGIFSHLAHADEPHHAWIDSQRDRLISAIADAKRQGLVPEVVHLSNSAATLTRPDLRFDMVRPGIAIYGLSPVPELGQFGLRPAMTLRSRVALVKKVAAGEGVSYGHQWVAPRDTTVALLPFGYADGLPRSLSGRFEVQLGAQRRPGIGRVCMDQVVVDLGPDGGGVREGDTAVFFGNGDLGEPNAQAWADELDTIHYEVVTGVRGRTVRSYVGGTGT is encoded by the coding sequence ATGACGCTTGCTGAAGCAGTACCGGCCGACGACCACGGACACAGCGAACCCGCAGCGCCCACGCAGGCGCCGGCACCGCAGGCCGAGGCCGTCGTCGATCTGGACGCGATCGCACACAACGTCCGCATCCTGCGCGACAGCGCCCGGGACGCGGCGATGATGGCCGTCGTGAAGGCGGACGGCTACAACCACGGCGCCGTACCCGTGGCACGCGCCGCGCTGGCCGCCGGAGCGTCGGAACTGGGCGTGACGACGGTGTCGGAGGCGCTGACTCTGCGCCGCGCGGGCATCGACGCACCCGTCCTCGCCTGGCTGCACACCGTCGACGCCGATTTCGCCCCCGCGATCGCGGCCGGAGTCGAACTCGGTGTCTCCTCGCCCCGTCACCTCGCCGCGGTGGTCGCTGCCGCCCGGAGCGTCGGCACCACGGCGATCGTCACGATCAAGGTCGACACCGGACTGAACCGCAACGGGGTGGCGCCGGACGAACTGGCGCAGGTCCTCGTCGATCTGGCGCGCGCACAGGCCGAGGGCTCGGTGCGGCTGCGCGGCATCTTCTCGCATCTGGCCCACGCCGACGAGCCGCACCACGCCTGGATCGATTCCCAGCGCGATCGGCTGATCAGCGCGATCGCGGATGCCAAGCGTCAGGGACTGGTCCCCGAAGTGGTGCACCTGTCCAATTCCGCGGCCACCCTGACCCGTCCCGACCTGCGGTTTGACATGGTTCGCCCGGGAATCGCGATATATGGGTTGTCGCCCGTACCCGAACTCGGTCAGTTCGGGTTGCGCCCGGCGATGACACTGCGATCGAGGGTGGCTCTGGTGAAGAAGGTAGCGGCAGGTGAAGGCGTGTCCTACGGGCACCAGTGGGTGGCCCCACGGGATACGACGGTGGCGCTGCTGCCGTTCGGGTACGCCGACGGGCTGCCGCGCTCGCTCAGCGGCCGATTCGAGGTCCAGCTGGGCGCGCAGCGACGGCCGGGTATCGGACGCGTCTGCATGGACCAGGTGGTCGTCGATCTCGGACCGGACGGCGGCGGAGTCCGGGAGGGGGACACCGCCGTGTTCTTCGGCAACGGAGACCTCGGCGAACCCAACGCACAAGCGTGGGCCGATGAACTCGACACCATTCACTACGAGGTGGTGACAGGGGTACGCGGACGCACGGTGCGCAGTTACGTCGGCGGAACGGGCACCTAG